ATGGATCGCTTGTATGGACGCCACTTTCAGGTTTGTCACTCCTAGTATTTTTTGCATTTGCTAGCCAATGTATGTCAACCTTAGCTGTCACAAAAAAAGAAACCGGTACAATCTTATGGCCCATGGTTCAGTTTTTTTATATGACCACCCTTGCTTTCACTGCTTCCTTTCTAATTTTTCAGTTCGGAAAACTTCTAGGATTTGTTTAAACTGCCGACAATCAATGAAAGAGGAAAAACTTGGATTTTCATATAGGAACAAAAACTCTTACCAGAAAATCTGCACCGTATTTGGTTGCAGAAATTGGACTCAATCATAACGCAGACCTTGAAATTGGCAAACGAACCATTGCGAAAGCGAAGGAGTCAGGTGCGCATGCGGTCAAATTCCAAACCTATCGAACAGAAGAGTTTATAGACAGTTCCAATCCCGAAGTTAAATTTCTATTCGATATCTTTAAACAATACGAATTAAACGAGTCACAACATAAAGAATTCCAAAAAACAGCTTTAGACCTAGGACTTGATTTTTTTTCCACACCACTTTGCGAGTCCGCTGTTGACTTGTTATGTGAGCTCGATGTCCCCGTATTAAAAATTGCTTCGGGTGATATTGTTAATTTACCTTTACTGAATCGATCCCTACAATCGGGGAAACCTTTGATTGTGTCCACTGGTGCTGCTTTACTTGAAGAAGTTACAAGGGCTATTTCTCTTTTTCAGAAACACCAAGCGGAGGTTTGTTTACTTCATTGTGTTTCGATGTATCCCACTCCGCTCAATAAAGTAAATCTTCAGTCAATTCCATTTTATTTGGATACAACAGACTATGTTGTTGGCTTTAGCGATCATTCGGACGGAACCTTGGCTTCTTCAGTGGCCTGTGGTTTGGGCGCCGTGGTTTTTGAAAAACACTTTACCTTGGATCGAAATTTAGATGGTCCAGACCACGGAATTTCAATGGACCCAATGACGTTTTCGAAATTGGCAAATGATCTGAAACAAAGTTTTGAAATGGGTGGGGTCTATGGTAAAAACACACATCCTGAAGAAACCGGTGGTTGGTTCTATGGCAGAAGATCCCTATATAAAAAAGGAAATTCTATTCTTAGTTTAAGACCTGCTCTGCACACTAATGAAAGTAATGTTTTGAATTCTTGGGAGTTAAATCGAATAGGTGATCCTTCTCTTTTACCAGAAGGACCAGTTCGCATGACACCTAAGTCTACTTAGGTGTCTTTTACAATTACATCTTTTGGATGATTTGTTCGAGGAGTGTTTTTAGAAAAATAGGATTAGGAGTTCCGCTTTCTATCCTTCTATCATTGATATAAAGAGACGGAGTGGATTGGATGTTTAACTTCTCAGCTTCATCAATCTCAGCATTCAATTGGTTTTGCGCTTCTTTAGAACCCATACATGCTTTCAAAGAATTGACATTGAGCCCAATAGAATTTGCTAAATTTACTACACTGGATCCAGAATGAGCTACACCCTTTTCTAAGTTATCATAAAGCCCTCGATACATAGGCTCAAACTTACCTTGTTTATCCGCACAAATGGCAGCAATTGCAGCGACGCAAGAGGATGCATCAGGTCTTGGTTGCTGCATCAAACGGTTACAAGTTCCATCCAATGGAAAGTTTTTATACACAACACGAACCATTCCATCATATTCAGAAAGGACCGTATGTAAGATATGACTTGTATGAAGACAATGGCCGCAGTTGTAATCTGCATATTTAACAATTGTGATGGGAGCATCTTTTTTACCGATGAAAGGAGAACCGGTAACATTGATTCCAAGAGTGGGTTCTTGAAAATAAGCGGCAATTTTAGTTTGGATTTCAGCTGAATCCATCCCTCTTGAAGTCGCAAGTGTATTGGAACTTGCTTTACTTACCCACATTTTGCTCGTTGCAAAACCTAAAGAAAAACTAAAAAAATAAACGAGCCCAAGGGTGGTGATTCCTTCTTTTAAGGCCACTGGAACCTCAAGTTTTGGTTTTCCTTCTGTTTTCCAAAGTAAATACAAAATACCGAGGAGAGCTATCGTGACAATGTAAGTCACGAAACAAAGTTGGCAAATAGTTCCGATAATTCCCACTGAAATCCCAAAAAGGATCAAATCAAATAACAGTCCTAAAACCAGGACAGGGAATAAAAGAGAAATGAACTTAGAAACTTCTTCATTCGATTTTGCTTTTGTAACCAAAAAGAAAGAATACGTTAGTAACCCGTAAAATCCAAAACCGAGTAAGGCAATGGGAACATTCCCCAAAAAGGGAACTCCGGGGATTGCAGAATAAGAACTCTCTGCTACTTTTAAACAAGAGTCACCTCCACCTAGCGCGGAACATGCGGTATTGGCAATATTTTCGGTTCCAATGCCAAAGTATTCGATTGCCAATAGGAAAGAGACAATGAGTCCTATAACTCCACCGACTACTCCTGCTAATGCTAAATTCTTACGATTCATCAATTTTCATTCCTCTTCTTACTTAGAATCCTGATACTTTCTTTTAGGTCTAATTTTCCTTCATAAATTGCTTTTCCCGTAATGGCCCCAAAAAGTTTTCCTTTCGAAGCATCATACAAATTTACCAAGTCTTCGATGGAAGAAACTCCACCGGATGCCACCAATTGTAAACCAGGGAACTCTGCCAACAACTCCAAATAAACGGTCGTGTTTGGTCCAGCCATCATCCCATCTTTGGATATATCTGTAAAAATTACATGTCTAATGCCCATACCAAACATTGTTTTTAAAAAATCTGTATATTTGATACCGGAGTTGGTTTCCCAACCTTTGGTGCGTACATATCCGTCTTTGGCATCCACGCCGATCACGATCCGATTGGGGCCGTAGGTGTTCAATCCCTGTTCTACCACAGATGGATCTTCTACAGCCACAGTTCCTAAAATGAACCGGGAAACTCCGAGCCCATCATAAAACTTCATGTTTTCTAAAGAACGAATCCCACCACCAAGCTCGAGTTCTACGGAACAGTTGTCTTTGATTTTACGGATGGCTTTCCCGTTTTCTGACTTACCTGTTTTTGCTGCATTTAAATCAACAATGTGAATGAGAGTGGCACCTTGTTCTTCAAAGACTTTGATCATTTTTTCCGGTTCGGAAGAATACACAGTCTTTTTAGAGTAATCTCCTTGGAGTAGTCGAACAGCTTCGTTATCTAAAAGATCAATCGCAGGTAATACTAACATATTAAAGTTCTATAAAGTTTTTTAGGATTCCTAGTCCTGTTGTATCTGACTTTTCGGGGTGAAATTGTGTACCAAAAATAGTTTCTTTTTCTACGACTGCTGGGAATGATTCTCCATAGTAATGACAGTTAGCCGTAATATCTAATCTGTCCACACCAACTGGTCTGTAGGAATGAATAAAATACATAAATGATTGATTCGGAATTCCTTTCAGAAGTTTTGTATTTTTTGCTTTTATATCAAATAGTTTGTTCCATCCCATGTGAGGGACTTTTAAGTTTGGTTTGCCTTCGAACTTCCTAATTTTTCCTCGAATGAATCCAAGACCAGGAATGGTTGCCCCTGGTTTTGAAGTTTCATCCGAATCTTCAAATAACACTTGATAGCCGATACAAATTCCAAACAGTGGTTTTTTGGCAGTAACATGGTCTTTTAAAACAGAAGAAAATCCAGCTTCATTTAAATTCTGCATGGCTTTATCAAAATGACCATCGCCAGGCAAAATGATTTTATCCGCCTTCTTCACTGTCTCGAGATCACTGGTAAATTGAAAATCACTTGTGTATAAGGAAACGGCTTTCAATAAGGAATGGATATTCCCCATTCCAAAATCTAAAACTGCAATCACTCTAACATTCCTTTTGTAGAAGGAATTTGATCCTTTGCCAGTGAATCGATCGTTATAGCCTGCCGTAACGCCTTACCAAGTCCTTTAAAGATAGACTCGTGGATGTGGTGGCGGTTTTCACCATAGTGAACCACTACGTGTAAATTCATCTTAGCATTGAGGGCAAATTTCTGAAGGAACTCGAGAGATAGTTCGGCATCATAAATCCCAAATTTCCCATCCATAGGAGGACCAGTGTATTTGAAATAAAAACGTCCACCCAAATCGACAGCGACAGTCGTTAATACTTCATCCATGGGTAGGGTAAAATGTCCGTATCGAAAGATTCCTTTTTTATCACCTAACTGGGTATGGATCATTTGACCCATGAGAATGGCGGTGTCTTCCACAGAATGGTGACAATCAATCCCGATGTCTCCTCTGAGCTTTAGATCCATATCAATAAGGCCATGTTTGGAGATATGGGAGAGCATATGCTCAAAAAACGGGATTTCTGTATCAAACTTGTAAACACCCGTACCTCGGACGTTTAGGTCCAGTCGAATGTCTGTCTCGGATGTCTTTCTTGATTCCACCATATTCCTAGCATGTTTGGTAGAAAACCCAGGTGTCAAGAGAGAATGTGGGGAGGTTTAGGAAGCGAGACCTAGAACCCCAGCTAAATCATACCCGACAAAAACCCAAAAAAGATAAACCGTTGCGACTAGCGAAAAAATAAGAATGCGTTTCCAATGTTCTGGCAAAGAAGTCCCTCTATTAGAACCAACAATTGGCCTAAGAAAACTTCTCATATTTTAGGGAATTCCGATGGGTTAGAAAAAGATTGTTTCGAAATTTTATTTTCCGAAACGTTGGTTGAACATTCGTACGAGTTCCGAAATAGAATCTTCTACATATTTAAAATGTTTGGGTTTCATTGGATCCAGAGGCATCATATCATGAATTTTTTTATAACGATCAAAGGATTCGCGAATGTATTCTAAATACTTTTGGCTTGTGATTCCATAACGTTTGAATAAAGATTCGTTTTCTTGGAACATCCGCTTAAAATCTTCCGCATAGGTTCCATCATTTAAAAAATAAAACCGCAAATCTGTTTTTGCCTGAGAAAAAACAATATCGATATTGGTGATAAATTTGGATGTTTTTGCTGGTTCTGTAGTTTCCGGGCTTTGTGCTGATAACTTAGCGGCCGCTTGTTCGATCGCTTTTTGTTCGGAAACACGTTTTTCTTTTTCAAATTCTTTGGCTAATTTTTCGCGTTTGAGAACCTCTTCCACAGAGGATTTCTTTTCTACAGGCATATTTTCATTATCCCCATCTCAGGAGTCTGTCAAGGAATTAGACGAAAAATTATTCTTTTGCCTTACGAAGTGCACAATTTGCCAGCCATTCACAACGCAAACAGATCGGGTCCTCGGTGTTATACGTAGAAGGAGGACAAATATTGGCGTTTGTCACTTGCATTCCTTGTAAATAATTTATTACCGATTCTTTATCTTTTTTAGAATCAATCTGTTTCAAAACACCTTCATTGATCTTTTTTTGGTCAAGAAAGAGATCCTCTACTACCGCCGGTTTGGCTTTCTCTTTGATTTTGGACTCTCTCGGTGCTTCCCATTCCAGTCCTGGGATGTATGGCAAACTCCCTGGTTTGATTTGTTTTTGGAAAATTTTATAGAGAAGTAAAGCAGTGAGTGCCCCGCCCAAATGGCAAGTATTAGAAATGGCACCATTCCCCAGTTGTGAAATTACATATCCAATGACAAGGGAGACCCAAACGGCATTTTTTGCTTTTACTGGAAAAATAAATAATAAGAGTTCGGCGTTAGGATAAAAAATTCCAAAAAGTGCAAGTAACCCAAATAAAGCGCCGGAAGCACCAATGGTTTGAGTGGTCATTGATTCTAAAAAAGGAAGATTGCCACCTAACAACTCATTTAAATAAGCAGAAAGTACAACAAAAATTCCCGCTCCAATTTGTGAGGCAAAGTATAAAATGGTAAATTTAGTTTTGCCAATGATGGGGATGATGTTGGATCCCAACATATACATACCATACATATTGACTAGCAGGTGGAAAGGGATAAGATCCACAGCATGTAAAAAACCATATGTAAACACTTGCCAAACTGCACCACCTAACACAAAATCAGGTGTTAAACCAAATCGATAAATTAACTGTTGGTTTGCAAAGTATTGGAGAAAAAAAATAAGACAGTTGATGATGAGAATTACATTCAGGGGATGAAGGATGGGATTCCCAAATAAACTAGGACTCTGGCCTCGATTTCTAGACATGTAACTTCCAAAATCTAGATGGCTTAGAAAGAAACAAGGGAAATAAAAAAAGGGGGAATCCTTTCGGAAGCCCCCCGGGAGTGACTTAAGGTAAAATCAGGCAACAGACCCTACCTTGATTATCAATCATTTCTACCATCGGAATTCCGAGGTGGAGGCTTAATAGATTCAGGAAAAAATTTAGGCGATTTTTGAAAGGGAATACAAAGCTTCTCTGTTCAGAATATCAATGCGGTTTTTGTCGACAGAAATGAATTCTCTGGCTTTGAGGTCAGAAAGTGCCCGAACCAAAGTCTCCGTTTTGGTTCCGATGAATGTGGCGAGGACGTCACGTGTGACTTTGAGTTCCACTTGATTTTTTCGACCTTGGGCGTTGTCTAAAACAATTAGGATTTCTGCTAGTTTTTCATGGACTTGTTTGGTTCCAAGAGAAACCACATGTTCTTCCATCTCTTGCCATTCCTTCGCCATCTGTTTGAAAACTTCTTTCTGGAAGTTGGTATCATCCTTTACGAGAGCATCGATCAGATCTCCAGTGATATAACAAGCATGGGTGTCTTCAACTGCTACGACATTGTGATGGGAAACCGAATCAGAGATACAATCTCGAAATCCAACCCAATCCCCTGGGCCACTGAGGCGTAAGGTTTGTTCCTTACCACTTGCAAGTTGTACATAACTTCTGACAAGACCTGATTTGATGAAGAAAAAACCCGCAGCTTTTTCACCAGCTGAAACAAGATGTTTTCCTCTGGGGAAGACAGTGAAGTCTTTGCCTGCGTTGATCCTTTCAATGGTCTCATGCGCAGCACAGTGCAAGACATTGTGATTTTTATAATCACAAGCAAAACAATCAGGATTGAGTGGAAGATCCGCCATTCAGCTTCGGTATAACCCCTTGAAAAATCCTTGTCGAGCCATAATTTAGAAACTTTCTAAATTTTTCATTTGCCGGTAAATTTTGGTTCCCGCTTTTCTAAGATACTTTTGATCGTCTCTTTAAAGTCGTCCGAAATAAAGTTCCGCGCCTGGGATTCTGCTTCTTTTTTTAAGGCTGAATCCAACTGTTTCCAGGAGTATAAATTTCGCTTTAATTCCTGTAAGGCGAGAGGTGCAGCCTTTGACAATGACAATGCGAGGTCCATCGCACGATCATACACTTCTCTTTTGGGAACACTGTCAAGTGCAAGCCCACAAGATTTGGCAAACTTACCATCAAAGGTTTCACCAGTGAGTAATAACCTTCCTCCTAAACTTTTTCCGAGGAGTTCAGGGGAAAGAAAACTAGATCCCATACCTGGATGAATTCCGAGTCTTACAAAATTGAAAGAATACTTCCCTTCGTCTGCAAAAATTCGTAAATCACACCCAAAGGTTAAGGAAAGACCAGCGCCGATCGCATGGCCATTCACAGCCGCAATGACTGGAACCGGAAGTTTACGAACAGATAAAAAGAAACCATAGAATTTCCTCATATCACGCCTGTTTTGCGAGAAAGACTTTTCAGAAAAAGATCTTAATAAATTTAAATCACCTCCCGCACAAAACACATCGTTTCGACCGGAAATGATGACTGCTCGCGGAAGGACTTTTTCTTTTTTAATGGAATGGATCAGGTCAGCAAACTCTTCCCCCATTTTCCAGGTCATAGAATTGCGGGAAGTAGGATTGTTTAGGAAGATGGAAACAATCTTTCCGTCTTCAGTATCACGGGATTCAATTTCTAGGAATTCATACTCTTTGGTTTCAAATCGCGATTTCATCTATCTGAAAGGATTCGTACCAGGCTTTATCTTGTAAAGATAAAGGTTTATTCCCGATCTCCATATTTTCAAAGTAATTGAGTAAAATTTCTAGATGTTGGCTTTCCTGATCTTGGTTGGGGAGAAGAGAATCAATTCCTTTGCTTACCAAAACCTCTGCTCTAATTTTATCTTTATAATGATCTGGTTTTCCGCTAAAAATCAAATGCGCAGAGATTAAATCAAAACGAATGGTATCAACGATTCTTCGAAGTGAATCTTCTGATTCTAGAAAATAACGAGAGGCTACTTCTGTTTGAAAGTAATCACTCCAAGTAATGAGATCAGGCAAAGACCCGGTTAGTTCCAAAATCTTCTTTTGAGTATCTTCGTCAGTATATAAGGAACCGGCAAACCTTTCCACAATGGCGTACAATTCGGTAAGAATGGCTAATTTCTCCGGACTGAGGAGTCCTTGGCGGATCATTGGCAATAGTTCAGGATTGACTTGTTTTGGCAGAGTGAGTTCCATATACTTCCCATTTCGGCGAATTCTGTCGTTTCCCAGCACATTTTCCTTGTGAGAAAATCGATTTTCGCCTTTCGAAAATCGATAATTTTAGTATGGCAATTGGAAGAACCGATTCGATGCAGGAACTCATAACGATCCTAGAATCGTTATTTGAAGAGACTATCATCGGTTCTGATGTCAATATCGTAAAACATCTCTTTTATTATCTCAAAGCCGATAACAGAGAATTCGAATTTATCTACGAAGAGGACACCCTTGTCGCCGCTGTAGAAGAAATTGAATCTCATACAGTCACGTTAATGATTCCGGATTTGGTGGAACAAGGTTCCCGGCGAGCCCGTGTCCGTTTCGAAGTAATGAACATTAACTACCAGTTTGAGGTAGTCATTCTAGATATCCAAAAAGATAAAACGGTAATCAAAACTCCCACTGAGTTACAATCTTACCAACTCAGAACCAACAAACGAATTCCAGTGGATGATTTGTTTATGAACTTTATCATTCTATTTAGAAGTTTAACTGGTGGTTCGAGAGAAGTGGGGAAAAACCTTTACGCTGAAAGTCGGTTCCCTCATCTAATGAAAGAAGTACGAAAAGACAGGCCGGATAGCAAACTCATCAACGTGATGTTAACCGAGGCTATCGAACGAATTTCCAAAGATTATGAAATTCATTTTTTTCAACCGGATGAAAAACTAAACGAATACGATGACTTTGTTAAAAAAACCATTTTAAGAACTGGGAAATCCATTTATATCCCCGACTGTAATCGAATCACTTCCTATATCAATGACCCTGGGGATGATGTCCTCTTTAATTATTTCAATGAATATAAAGAAATGACAAAGGAATTTGGAGATGAATTTGCTTTAGAATACTTTGAGTCCATGCGCAAACACGAATCGAGAAATTTTTATGTTTCTTATGTGATTACACCCATTCGTCTTTATGAGGATGTTGTTGGTTTTATTAAAGTTTATTCCACTGCGATGGAAAGATTCACAATTTCCCATAACCAAGCAGTATATATTTTTGAACTTGCAGAAATCATCAGTTATGTATTCACAAAAATCGCTATCCAACATGGAAGTTATGAAACCATGCAATCCACTACAAAGGTTGTGGATATTTCTCTTGATGGTCTCCTCTTCGAAATTTACGACAAACGATTGTTTCAATATTTAAAACGTCACAATATCATTAAAATGTTTATCCCTTTAAGTAAGGAACGTACAATGATCATCCGAGGTGAAATCATTCGGTTTTTAGATAAGGGAGATCATTTCCATCTCGGGGTAAACTATTTCAGCTCTGCCCCTGATGATATGTTGTATTTGGAATCCTATTTATTTGAAAAGAGTATGAAAATTTTATCAGAGTGATCCTGATTGTTTTTCAGCTAGTCGAATGGCATTCAAAAGATCTTCAGACAAAGTAGTTTCTCCTGTATAATAAAGGCGTAACAACTTTCCGTGTTCAACTAGTTTATTTCGATAATCCGTCTCCTTGACAGAACCCCGTGTTTCTTTCCATTTTAGATTATAGAATTCACAAGCCAGTTTATGGAGATAATAATCTGATTTTCTAAGGGCATAGGCCTTTTGTAAATATTCTTCGGAACGTTCCGACCACTCTTCTCTTTTTTTACGACCGTCCACCCCAGTATCGGCCATATTCGAATGCAAAAGATTTAGAAAGGAAGTTTCAAAACTATAAAGCCAAACTTCATAATTTTTTGGGTAGAGAGTGCGTGCTTCTTTTGCCACTTGTGGCATCAAATCCAATTGTTTTTTGTTTTCTTTCCCTTCTACTTTAAAATAGAAAGTTAAAAATCGCAAATAATCAACCAGGAATAACAACTTTTCTTGTGCATTAGAAAATCTTTCTCTGTTTTTCCAAGCCATCGAATATTCAAATGCGGTTGATACATAACCTTCCCCATCTTTCCAATGAGCTTTACCTAGCGCATAATGAGAGTCAGGTGAACCTTGGTCAAGAGAAACAGAATGTTTGTACATTCTGAGGGCTTCTTCCATTTGCCCTTTGGCAAAATAATGGTCTCCTTTCTTTTTAGCCATAAAGGCTTCATCGTATTTTGTGGTATCTAGTAACCTTGCGGCTGTTACAGGGCGATCTTCAATGAGACGCAAATACCCTTCCCCTCGAACCTGCCATCCAAAAAAAGTAGTTTGGTAAACGGATTTTACTGTGATCATTCCCACGATGTTTCCATCGCGAAATGTTTTGTGGTCTTGGTTCTTTTCTAATAAATACAATGTTTGGCCAACTCGAATTCCTTTTGGGTCACCCACTTTAATAGTCACAGTATCGGGTCTTGTATCCACTTCCAGTTCCTGTGAAAGTGTATCCACTTCATAATAACTGGCTTTTTCAATCCCAACAACCTCACCCACAACAATCATCCGAAGAGGGTCAAGCGATGCCTGGCTACGGAAAGCAAAGGCCAACCGATCGGAAGACGATTGAGCAAAAGTTGCCGTAACAAACAAAATACAAAGGAGGAAGGAGCGAAACATCTGGTTTAAAGATCGGCTAAAATAGAATCTTCGGACGCAGAAAAATAGAAATCCCCACTGGCCCAGTGGGGATTTTTTCAGAAACTACTGAGGTCGGAATTCCAATCGGAATTTTCCGGCACCAACTTGTTCCTTGGAATACAAGATTTTCCTGTGGACCCCACTTATATAATCATTCACTAAGTTCCCATAAAATGGACTCGCAAGGTTTCCGCTATTTCCGATCGGAAGTTGGGTTACGGACTCCTCAAAACGGCCATAATCGATCACTCGTCTTTTGGATGGACCTGCAAAAGCAGTCCAATCCTCTTTCATCAGTTTGTATTTTAAATTATTTACCACTTCGGCACCACCGGCAGAAGGAAGAGGGCCAATATCAAAAATACCACCTATCAGTGGCAATACGCCAAGAGGATGTGGGTGTTTGATTTTGTATAAATTTTTCCATGTCCAGAGGCTTGGAGATGCTGAAAGATGTGCTTCTAAATACCTACCGGTTTCCTCAATGGATCTTTTTAGAATATCCTCTCTTGTTTCGATAATGCCTTCCGTTCGTAAGTCATCCCAATAGGGAGAATTTGTATTCCTTACAAATCGGCGGTAAGCATTCCAATACTCAGCCATATCTCCATATAACTCAAAATTGGCAGGGCCCATCTCATCAATTAACAATTCCCGAAGAGTGATGTAAAAGAATACATCGTAAACAGCAGCACCTTGAGACTCGGGGAAATGTTCAAAATTCCATTTTTTCAAAATTCCTAGAACCTTTTTCCCGTTGGGAGTTTTTGCTTCTTTAACGGTAGACAGAATGAGTTCCAAATACTCCGGTGCAAATGAAGAGACGGTATCATTCTGGATTGCCGCGAGGTCTTCCAAACTCCACTTCTCTTTTGTTTCCAAAATACCAACTAACCTTTGAAAACGATCAGGAGGTTGCCAGTTTCCATCTGGTTTTCCTAACCCGGGGAGAGATTTACTTGTCACTTGGTTGTTTGCCGTGACGATGATTCCATTTTTTGGATTGATGATCTTTGGATTGTCTTTTGCCGAAACATAACCAACCACATCATTATCGCCAGTAGATCCTTCTAAAATTTTACGAGAATTTCCCGATTTTAAAATCGGGAATCTTCCCACTGCATAATAGGCTATGTTTCCATTTTTATCCGCATAACTAAAATTAAGGCCTGGTGCCCCAATCATAGAAGAAGCAGAATCAAGTTCTGTAAATGATTTGGATTTTCCCATTTGAAAAAGAACATCAAGAAGTGGGTTTTGTAAATGATGGTGAGCCCAATACAAACTCACTGGCCTTCCCTTAAATCCTTTGATATGTTCTGTTATCAGAGGACCGTGATTCGTGATCCCCACTTCAAATGGAATTTCGGTTCCATCCTTTTTACGAATTGGATCGCGATAATAAGTTAATTCTTTCCATGTATTTCCTGTTTTAAATTTCCCATCTTCGATGGTTTCTAAATACAAATTAACATCATCTTGTTCCAACATGGTAAGTCCCCATGCCTTATCTCTGTTATGTGCGATGAGTGGAAATGGAATGATAGAAAGGAAATATCCATAATTTTCATACCCTGGATATTCAATATAGGCTTCATACCAAGCCCCAGGATTGGAAAGAGCGATGTGTGGATCATTGGCAAGAACGGCACCGCCACTTTCAGAACGACTGGGAGCG
This genomic stretch from Leptospira meyeri harbors:
- a CDS encoding PilZ domain-containing protein, yielding MAIGRTDSMQELITILESLFEETIIGSDVNIVKHLFYYLKADNREFEFIYEEDTLVAAVEEIESHTVTLMIPDLVEQGSRRARVRFEVMNINYQFEVVILDIQKDKTVIKTPTELQSYQLRTNKRIPVDDLFMNFIILFRSLTGGSREVGKNLYAESRFPHLMKEVRKDRPDSKLINVMLTEAIERISKDYEIHFFQPDEKLNEYDDFVKKTILRTGKSIYIPDCNRITSYINDPGDDVLFNYFNEYKEMTKEFGDEFALEYFESMRKHESRNFYVSYVITPIRLYEDVVGFIKVYSTAMERFTISHNQAVYIFELAEIISYVFTKIAIQHGSYETMQSTTKVVDISLDGLLFEIYDKRLFQYLKRHNIIKMFIPLSKERTMIIRGEIIRFLDKGDHFHLGVNYFSSAPDDMLYLESYLFEKSMKILSE
- a CDS encoding tetratricopeptide repeat protein, coding for MFRSFLLCILFVTATFAQSSSDRLAFAFRSQASLDPLRMIVVGEVVGIEKASYYEVDTLSQELEVDTRPDTVTIKVGDPKGIRVGQTLYLLEKNQDHKTFRDGNIVGMITVKSVYQTTFFGWQVRGEGYLRLIEDRPVTAARLLDTTKYDEAFMAKKKGDHYFAKGQMEEALRMYKHSVSLDQGSPDSHYALGKAHWKDGEGYVSTAFEYSMAWKNRERFSNAQEKLLFLVDYLRFLTFYFKVEGKENKKQLDLMPQVAKEARTLYPKNYEVWLYSFETSFLNLLHSNMADTGVDGRKKREEWSERSEEYLQKAYALRKSDYYLHKLACEFYNLKWKETRGSVKETDYRNKLVEHGKLLRLYYTGETTLSEDLLNAIRLAEKQSGSL
- a CDS encoding penicillin acylase family protein, with the translated sequence MLEKTKKFIRKRPYLSLFLLLILTLPVTLHFLFWGLVALKAPRYSGEIVSDKLTSPVTVIRDEAGIPHIVGGDAKSAYFALGYTMAQDRIFQMELQRRIGRGELTEIFGEKLIPTDQFLKSLLLKKTAEEYANQKEHIYPEAWKQLDWFLDGVNHFLSEDNLPIEYTILGIKPKPFDRVDAISFLFYMGFSFAEGIKSDSLYTIMESELKGRSASELFPRYDFETNATILESQPGVQRLAYGQDFEKINPPMKQNSKFAPTEKGYLAPNLSQNLLSKKQSGGQDVLNLKQLVSFVSQLQLPIEPLEGSNSWLVAPSRSESGGAVLANDPHIALSNPGAWYEAYIEYPGYENYGYFLSIIPFPLIAHNRDKAWGLTMLEQDDVNLYLETIEDGKFKTGNTWKELTYYRDPIRKKDGTEIPFEVGITNHGPLITEHIKGFKGRPVSLYWAHHHLQNPLLDVLFQMGKSKSFTELDSASSMIGAPGLNFSYADKNGNIAYYAVGRFPILKSGNSRKILEGSTGDNDVVGYVSAKDNPKIINPKNGIIVTANNQVTSKSLPGLGKPDGNWQPPDRFQRLVGILETKEKWSLEDLAAIQNDTVSSFAPEYLELILSTVKEAKTPNGKKVLGILKKWNFEHFPESQGAAVYDVFFYITLRELLIDEMGPANFELYGDMAEYWNAYRRFVRNTNSPYWDDLRTEGIIETREDILKRSIEETGRYLEAHLSASPSLWTWKNLYKIKHPHPLGVLPLIGGIFDIGPLPSAGGAEVVNNLKYKLMKEDWTAFAGPSKRRVIDYGRFEESVTQLPIGNSGNLASPFYGNLVNDYISGVHRKILYSKEQVGAGKFRLEFRPQ